Proteins found in one Helicobacter sp. NHP19-003 genomic segment:
- a CDS encoding tetratricopeptide repeat protein, which yields MTDSLRGACPAMLLVLLCWGVAHADGGANRYFNLGADAYQSGDYAQAVQYYQKAAQMGSADACNNLGGLYKNGQGVAKDYLKAIQYFQKAAKMGVADAFYNLGVMYENGEGVVKDYAQAIWHYQKAAQKGDADGYYGLGMMYWRGEGVKKDKEMARHYYQKACNLGHKLSCKKARK from the coding sequence ATGACGGACTCACTAAGGGGTGCATGCCCGGCCATGTTGTTGGTTTTGTTGTGCTGGGGTGTGGCGCATGCAGACGGAGGGGCGAATCGGTATTTCAATCTAGGTGCAGATGCTTACCAAAGTGGAGATTATGCGCAAGCCGTGCAATATTACCAAAAGGCTGCCCAAATGGGGAGCGCAGACGCTTGCAATAATTTAGGGGGGCTGTATAAAAATGGACAGGGCGTTGCCAAAGACTACCTGAAAGCCATCCAATACTTCCAAAAGGCCGCCAAAATGGGAGTTGCGGACGCTTTTTACAATTTGGGGGTGATGTATGAAAATGGTGAGGGCGTTGTCAAAGACTATGCGCAGGCCATCTGGCACTACCAAAAGGCCGCCCAAAAGGGAGATGCAGATGGTTATTACGGCTTGGGTATGATGTATTGGAGGGGCGAAGGTGTCAAAAAGGATAAAGAAATGGCGCGGCATTATTACCAAAAGGCGTGCAATTTAGGCCACAAACTCAGCTGCAAGAAAGCGAGGAAGTGA
- a CDS encoding outer membrane protein — protein sequence MSAVTNNILNGASLSQVAAAIDKLNANGFGVATDAQLQSALTGLVNPGQYREVYTAYDAIAKAIADSSTSPTASAPSYTTIFKSGTSNGDILQSLVTFGNALSGVSDSGLSSSNALIKSAVITSGGGSLSSTMLQALYDTFNGTSSSTSSAYSELSSALNALKGALNPGTIDVSSTTTTSTTSPFTPGQNKTSQYPISATPSTTASNITSYTTQEAANQVAYNKAVYSALSNLLGQVITYSSGQNTLTSLLKGGGSVASQILDTGIQNAAANTLLGQSNTGNAAALQINQIRAIYTSSDLLSAYVDAAIKPNSAINPETQAQILTGLNQALSASAANQGLIAQTAYSIEQLLNSTATPTLFGQPVTGASLTNALGITTGDPFGSDLSNTQITQGLNAIDSLKNMVSGNSVANMQDAATASATLAKDYALVEANVGQLQLATGTTLNEALSKLVTTNSSTISTEIPGFTTLTSGSPTPQQTALADAIRALVGATASTGTTSLTANSPFTKLNTALGTSGTTAENIATLQGDAVKIAGANGTGGYVAAINAIMNSGNQLSSWSSSTSGSIGAQIAQVQGLLNTLDSQSTASQSESFAEGLATNPSTTIANLEQQVQSYISALKTYDGIGNAANATWSTSGVKLTSNTLSSMLQAAGASPGVDLGFATAAANSIQNALTSVQSLVGTSDFSASTLAALTGVGAASGSSSVLGNLNTAVSKLYSLDPAFFGANSQTNKTPGNLSNISNIYSNNAILQDNQILGAPSQGIGATSVGGGITQNPGAAGYFKNLVNLNTITSLLGSVVGGTASAPAASSSYTTAFGTNGSNGVVGTLLGSSNANYNNLTTGLATGTNATQLIQELMTLGSSLNTSTLSASAFDALKPYFATAGTNTSGAAFNAWTAWKAIAFAPSGSTSTLAQLGSLVNQAPTSAVAIYQLLQDAKSLNAANAALTTSGSGLAGSNVSSGLLNVNSTNAAAFTQAMNAANAVGQLLKALPDSSGAAAATNASSVISLIQALNTYDHNITLLNNLAPTSTGVQAGQTIASQILNYLQAETGAKGLTGVTSGAISTNATEIQGLLNRLKYLQGLQAQVQQAIDNNPYALVMGKDQAVKSSTFQAAAGALANQTTGLFNAATADTLFGTTTSSTGTTYNPTSDMSSAFSSLSTTLGYQMDNLTTYNGLIADLTNPSESILLNPTSGVLQSTAQSALQTIAQNVYDITTYLAPVSTSAAGGTSANTSNFNSISSAYNSINSALSNSAVATLGTLFSTGSNGAAGTGALTISSLSQTTENATSHAKSTVLAGMQAIVALNNMFGSIQSDAAGTAPSQGFKNFQASTGSNGLGSLNTNIAGLTNALNTSADNLSTIKTINSAQIGTVAQILQALENNSTTAGLINSSATIDSSAVTTAFTNDTSAAWEAVSKALTPVIGAANVALIAPSVSSGSTLASFLTAAQNLIGTAQNGGKGAALQMINDGIVNKYEVNTTNLQAAIPKLIEQAQTLNSLYTTVQDSVVAATSSSKNSILAAAVGGSTGGPGSAGASGPSTTGPGSTGTPAGSSTPGSAGSPGSAGGPGTPAGSPGSSPTPTTTTSNAVGITPAQYNAIKQVVQEAATIFGSSTSGSSTANSSPFEASGILSPTSSGVVSVADSEIQSLISSSASSSSTSASMPTALTGNGAPTSFAGLVAYELTLNGVTAGSNVGDTLKAASSTQLETAIQAALSSPALTNAMMQPLVEKALVNVLDAVASYNSANNTLSPLLNSAKATSATILNDALNNASSLQGLLSKLNLSGTVMSGTTASTTGLLKASTIAKIEAALNNMKNSSATYAAAQNAINANTPAAQQAQQIEAAVTASNNLQTSLNALTILGNTQFNSSTQSNYLSDVATVTNAQADYMAANYTLPSLLAALKSTSQNFASSPNAQAVQTSVAQVYREIMQTANLNPSAARAALSNLVNEISNLQDQVVGALAGLVQASQNAGSGTTQPAGGVAASVKEGAHAGTLLVSLGQKGSALFEMPAGSPQQQVNALKTLLNNLQTTSAYAKASLIKLQADLKGYYVATASASHAPMQTMNSNGNMYGIDVQFGYKQFFGKKKRWGLRYYANFSYQHGTFMVSDASDLDNFTYGAGVDALYNFYESKDSKYTTGLFAGLMLEGSSWGVKGQSYYTNLMNYYNAHGGHAVMNTSYFQIPLNLGFRTNVNKHNGFEIGLRIPLAVNYYFKGELDGSKLDIAYKRNVSVFFNYVYNF from the coding sequence TTGAGCGCCGTAACGAACAACATCCTCAACGGGGCCTCTTTAAGTCAGGTGGCCGCGGCGATCGATAAGCTCAACGCCAACGGGTTTGGGGTCGCCACAGATGCCCAGTTGCAAAGCGCGCTCACAGGGTTGGTTAATCCCGGCCAATACCGGGAGGTCTATACCGCCTATGATGCGATCGCCAAGGCCATTGCCGATAGCTCCACGAGCCCCACTGCAAGCGCGCCTAGCTACACCACCATCTTTAAAAGCGGCACGAGCAATGGCGACATTTTGCAAAGCTTGGTAACCTTTGGCAATGCTCTAAGCGGGGTTTCTGACTCAGGTCTAAGTTCTAGTAACGCCTTGATTAAATCCGCCGTGATCACCAGCGGGGGAGGGTCTTTGAGCTCTACCATGCTACAGGCTCTATACGACACCTTTAATGGGACTTCTTCGAGCACTTCTTCAGCGTACTCTGAGCTTTCCAGCGCGCTCAACGCCCTAAAAGGGGCGCTTAATCCCGGCACCATTGATGTGAGCAGCACCACGACCACCTCTACCACTTCGCCCTTTACACCCGGGCAAAACAAGACAAGCCAATATCCCATCAGTGCCACTCCCTCAACTACCGCGAGCAACATCACCTCCTACACCACCCAGGAGGCGGCTAACCAGGTGGCTTACAACAAGGCTGTGTACTCTGCCCTCTCTAATCTCTTAGGCCAGGTCATCACCTACAGCTCTGGGCAAAACACCTTAACCAGCTTGCTTAAGGGCGGAGGGTCTGTGGCTTCTCAAATCCTGGATACGGGCATCCAAAATGCAGCTGCTAACACGCTTCTAGGCCAAAGCAACACCGGCAATGCGGCCGCTTTGCAGATCAACCAAATCCGCGCCATCTACACCTCCTCTGATTTGCTCAGTGCCTATGTCGATGCGGCCATCAAGCCCAACAGCGCGATCAACCCAGAGACCCAAGCCCAAATCCTCACGGGCTTAAACCAGGCCTTGAGCGCGAGCGCAGCCAATCAGGGCTTGATTGCCCAAACGGCTTATAGCATCGAGCAGCTGCTCAATTCGACCGCCACCCCCACTTTGTTCGGCCAGCCTGTTACGGGCGCGTCTCTAACCAATGCGCTAGGCATCACCACCGGCGATCCCTTTGGCAGCGATCTTTCCAACACCCAAATCACACAGGGCTTAAACGCCATCGACTCTCTTAAAAATATGGTTTCTGGTAATTCTGTTGCGAATATGCAGGATGCAGCCACGGCATCAGCGACTTTAGCCAAAGACTATGCCCTCGTTGAAGCCAATGTCGGCCAGTTGCAACTAGCTACTGGCACCACGCTTAATGAGGCGCTTTCCAAACTGGTAACCACAAACTCCAGCACCATTTCGACTGAAATCCCAGGATTTACGACTTTGACAAGCGGCAGCCCTACCCCACAACAAACCGCCCTTGCAGATGCCATCCGTGCTCTTGTGGGCGCAACCGCAAGCACAGGCACTACATCCTTAACCGCCAATAGCCCCTTTACCAAACTCAACACGGCTTTAGGCACCAGCGGGACGACCGCGGAAAACATCGCCACCTTGCAAGGCGATGCGGTGAAAATCGCTGGGGCCAATGGCACGGGGGGTTATGTGGCCGCCATCAACGCCATCATGAACTCTGGCAACCAGCTATCTAGCTGGAGTAGCTCCACTTCTGGCTCTATCGGAGCGCAGATCGCTCAAGTCCAAGGCTTGTTAAACACGCTTGATAGCCAGTCTACCGCAAGCCAAAGTGAAAGCTTTGCAGAAGGTCTAGCCACCAATCCTAGCACGACCATCGCCAATTTAGAACAACAAGTGCAAAGCTACATCTCGGCGCTAAAAACCTACGATGGCATCGGCAACGCCGCCAACGCCACTTGGAGCACTAGTGGGGTCAAGCTCACTTCCAACACCCTCTCTAGCATGCTCCAAGCCGCAGGGGCTAGCCCCGGGGTGGATTTAGGCTTTGCCACCGCGGCGGCTAATTCCATCCAAAACGCCTTAACTTCCGTGCAAAGTTTGGTAGGCACCTCCGATTTCTCAGCAAGCACCCTAGCGGCGCTCACCGGTGTGGGCGCGGCCTCTGGATCTAGCTCTGTGCTCGGCAATCTCAACACAGCCGTCTCTAAACTCTACTCTTTAGACCCTGCTTTCTTTGGTGCCAATAGCCAAACCAACAAAACCCCCGGCAACTTAAGCAATATCAGCAATATCTACAGCAACAACGCCATTTTGCAAGACAACCAAATTTTAGGCGCCCCCTCTCAAGGGATTGGCGCGACCTCTGTAGGTGGCGGGATCACACAAAACCCCGGGGCAGCGGGCTATTTCAAGAACTTGGTTAATCTCAACACCATCACAAGCCTGTTAGGCTCTGTGGTCGGCGGTACGGCGAGCGCGCCTGCTGCCAGCAGCAGTTACACCACCGCCTTTGGCACAAATGGCTCTAATGGCGTGGTGGGCACTCTTTTGGGCTCTAGTAATGCCAACTACAACAATCTCACCACTGGCCTAGCCACCGGCACCAACGCCACCCAGTTGATCCAAGAGCTCATGACCTTGGGCTCTAGCCTCAACACCTCTACCCTCTCTGCAAGTGCCTTTGATGCCCTCAAACCCTATTTCGCCACTGCGGGCACGAACACAAGCGGCGCGGCCTTTAATGCGTGGACGGCGTGGAAAGCCATTGCCTTTGCTCCGAGCGGATCGACTAGCACGCTCGCCCAACTAGGCTCTTTGGTGAACCAAGCCCCCACAAGTGCCGTTGCCATCTACCAGCTCCTTCAAGACGCCAAAAGTTTGAACGCCGCTAACGCCGCTTTAACCACCAGCGGCAGCGGGCTTGCCGGCAGCAATGTTAGTTCCGGGCTTTTGAATGTCAACAGCACCAACGCCGCGGCTTTCACCCAAGCCATGAACGCCGCTAATGCTGTGGGCCAGTTGCTTAAAGCGCTGCCCGATTCAAGCGGTGCAGCAGCGGCCACGAACGCCAGCAGCGTGATCTCACTCATCCAGGCCTTAAACACCTACGATCACAACATCACCTTGCTCAACAATCTCGCGCCCACCTCCACAGGAGTCCAAGCCGGTCAAACCATCGCCTCTCAAATCCTCAACTATCTACAAGCCGAAACGGGGGCCAAAGGCCTTACCGGGGTAACCAGCGGCGCTATTTCTACGAACGCCACAGAAATCCAAGGCCTGCTCAACCGCTTAAAATACTTGCAAGGCTTGCAAGCCCAGGTCCAACAAGCCATTGACAACAACCCCTACGCTTTGGTGATGGGCAAAGACCAAGCCGTCAAATCCAGCACTTTCCAAGCGGCAGCGGGCGCGTTGGCGAATCAAACAACAGGGTTGTTTAACGCCGCCACTGCCGATACGCTCTTTGGCACGACGACTAGCTCTACAGGCACCACCTACAACCCCACAAGCGACATGAGCAGCGCGTTTAGCAGTTTGAGCACCACTTTGGGCTACCAGATGGATAACTTAACCACCTACAATGGCCTGATCGCCGATTTGACCAATCCAAGCGAAAGCATCTTGCTCAACCCCACCTCTGGCGTGTTGCAAAGCACCGCGCAAAGCGCGCTCCAAACCATTGCCCAAAATGTCTATGACATCACCACCTATTTAGCACCCGTGAGCACCAGTGCAGCGGGAGGAACGAGCGCAAACACCTCGAACTTCAACAGCATCAGCAGCGCTTATAACAGCATCAACAGTGCTTTGAGCAACTCTGCGGTGGCCACTCTAGGCACTCTTTTTAGCACAGGTAGCAATGGAGCTGCGGGCACCGGGGCTTTAACCATTAGTAGTTTAAGCCAAACGACAGAAAATGCGACCTCACATGCCAAATCCACCGTTCTTGCTGGCATGCAAGCCATTGTGGCCTTAAACAACATGTTTGGTTCGATCCAAAGCGACGCCGCCGGCACCGCCCCCTCTCAAGGCTTTAAAAATTTCCAAGCGAGCACGGGCAGCAATGGGCTAGGTTCTTTGAATACCAACATCGCTGGTTTAACAAATGCTCTGAACACTTCTGCCGACAATCTTAGCACCATCAAAACCATCAATAGTGCCCAGATTGGCACGGTCGCTCAGATCCTACAGGCTCTAGAGAACAACAGCACCACAGCAGGCCTTATTAATAGCTCCGCCACGATTGATTCTAGTGCAGTTACAACAGCATTTACCAATGACACCTCCGCGGCGTGGGAGGCCGTGAGCAAGGCTCTAACGCCTGTCATCGGAGCCGCTAATGTCGCCCTAATCGCGCCCTCTGTAAGTTCGGGCAGCACTCTAGCCAGTTTTTTAACTGCGGCGCAAAATCTCATTGGCACGGCGCAAAATGGCGGCAAGGGTGCGGCGTTGCAGATGATCAACGATGGGATTGTCAACAAATACGAGGTCAACACCACCAACTTGCAAGCGGCCATCCCTAAGCTCATCGAACAAGCCCAAACGCTTAATAGCCTCTACACCACCGTGCAAGACTCCGTGGTTGCGGCCACTTCTAGCAGCAAAAACAGCATCCTTGCTGCTGCAGTAGGTGGTTCTACGGGGGGCCCGGGCAGTGCAGGTGCTTCGGGTCCTAGCACCACAGGCCCCGGTTCTACAGGTACGCCCGCTGGCTCCTCCACCCCCGGTAGTGCTGGGTCTCCCGGTTCTGCTGGCGGCCCCGGCACTCCAGCGGGCTCTCCCGGTAGTTCGCCCACTCCAACGACCACTACTTCTAATGCCGTTGGCATCACACCTGCGCAGTACAACGCGATCAAACAGGTGGTGCAAGAGGCCGCGACCATCTTTGGCTCAAGCACCTCTGGTTCGAGCACAGCCAATTCAAGTCCGTTTGAAGCCAGCGGGATTTTAAGCCCCACCTCTTCGGGAGTGGTGAGCGTGGCCGACTCGGAGATCCAGTCTCTGATCTCTTCTTCAGCCTCGTCAAGCAGCACTAGCGCGTCTATGCCCACCGCCCTCACAGGTAACGGTGCCCCCACAAGCTTTGCCGGCTTGGTGGCTTATGAATTGACTTTAAATGGCGTAACTGCCGGATCGAATGTAGGCGATACGCTCAAAGCAGCCAGCAGCACACAACTAGAAACCGCCATCCAAGCGGCTCTCTCTAGCCCAGCACTCACCAATGCGATGATGCAGCCCCTTGTCGAAAAAGCGCTTGTGAATGTCTTAGACGCTGTGGCCAGCTACAACAGCGCAAATAACACCCTCTCTCCTTTGCTCAACAGCGCTAAGGCCACGAGCGCGACGATTTTAAACGATGCGCTCAACAACGCTTCTAGCTTGCAGGGCTTGCTGAGCAAACTCAATTTGAGCGGGACTGTCATGAGCGGGACAACGGCTAGCACAACAGGGCTTTTGAAAGCCTCCACGATTGCGAAAATCGAGGCCGCACTCAATAACATGAAAAATAGCAGTGCCACTTACGCCGCCGCTCAAAACGCGATCAACGCCAACACCCCAGCGGCCCAACAAGCCCAACAAATCGAGGCGGCTGTTACCGCGAGCAATAATTTGCAAACTAGCCTAAACGCCCTTACGATTTTGGGCAACACGCAGTTTAACTCTTCGACGCAGAGCAATTATCTATCCGATGTGGCCACCGTGACCAACGCACAGGCCGATTACATGGCCGCCAACTACACCTTGCCTAGTTTGCTAGCGGCTCTTAAGAGCACCAGCCAAAACTTTGCGAGTAGCCCTAATGCGCAAGCGGTGCAAACTTCTGTGGCGCAAGTGTATCGCGAGATCATGCAAACGGCTAATTTAAACCCTAGCGCAGCCCGCGCGGCTCTGTCCAATTTGGTTAATGAGATCAGCAACTTGCAAGATCAGGTGGTGGGCGCGCTAGCCGGATTGGTCCAAGCGAGCCAAAACGCAGGTAGCGGCACCACACAACCCGCGGGTGGCGTGGCCGCTTCTGTGAAAGAAGGCGCGCATGCAGGCACGTTGCTGGTGTCTTTGGGGCAAAAGGGCAGTGCGCTTTTTGAGATGCCCGCTGGCAGTCCACAACAACAGGTCAATGCCCTAAAAACCTTGCTCAACAATTTGCAGACCACCTCTGCCTACGCGAAGGCAAGCCTGATCAAACTCCAAGCTGATTTGAAGGGCTACTATGTGGCCACCGCGTCCGCCTCCCACGCACCTATGCAGACCATGAACTCCAATGGCAACATGTACGGCATCGATGTGCAGTTTGGGTATAAACAATTCTTTGGCAAAAAGAAACGCTGGGGCTTGCGCTATTATGCGAACTTCAGTTACCAACACGGCACATTCATGGTCAGCGATGCGAGCGATTTGGACAACTTCACCTATGGTGCGGGTGTGGACGCGCTCTACAACTTCTATGAAAGCAAAGACAGCAAATACACCACCGGTCTCTTCGCTGGTTTGATGCTGGAGGGTTCTAGCTGGGGTGTGAAAGGCCAAAGTTACTACACCAACTTGATGAACTACTACAATGCGCACGGCGGCCATGCGGTCATGAACACCAGCTATTTCCAAATCCCCTTGAATTTGGGCTTTAGGACAAATGTCAACAAGCACAACGGCTTTGAAATCGGCTTGAGAATCCCCCTTGCGGTGAACTACTACTTCAAGGGAGAATTGGACGGCTCGAAACTAGACATCGCGTACAAACGCAATGTGTCTGTGTTCTTCAACTATGTTTACAACTTCTAA